TATCTGGAAATGAAGGTCTGGAGGGTTGGAGTTCAAAAAGAAACTGTTGGTCTGTCAACACATATGTCAAGAGCGTCAAAAATTCTTTGACACTCAACATTCCATTTTTTGTACTTTAAGTTAACAGCATTAACACACATCCAGTGTTTAACACCTAGTGTCGAGAAAGTGTCGAAAAACGAGATATTATTCGATGAGAACTTATTTCGATTCCAGAAGCATCTTTCTGACAACAGACTGACAACTTTTGCGACAGAAAGAAAATCGCGTTCTCTGAACATCAAACGTCAATTAACAGaatgtcactcattattaagAAACGTCTGTCATATTGAAAATGTCAGAATGTCAGACTCCCGAAATGTTGCACACCAAGTCGTGGATAaacttaaaggaaaattttaatttcgaatgGAAAAAGTGTAGCTAAAGAACTGTCACAGAAGAGATTATAAATacccaaagaaaataaacgtCTTTTTCGCAAAAGCAACCTCAATTTTTGCGATAAAGTTCCAACTACATCGTCCAACCATCAAACTTCGTTTCAAACCATTAGAAAACTGTTAAACCTACATAAAAAGTCCCTTATTAAAGGGAGTCATCGAAACCATCAATTTGTTAGGGTAGAGGGCGTTTGCGCCTTCACGCCTGATTGGCTCGTTAttgaatttgtcaaaaattgcaacgttgtaataacgattttgcaTGGTCGCTTTTCACGGACACGAAGATTCGGCCGTTTTAAGAAAGTACTTCAAGTACCAATTTATTTTGGGTACCTCCATCGTTTACATCGCTCTATTGCAGCGGCTACCAGCGAGCGCAGCTAAGGCACCCATAACCCCAGCCCCATCGTAAAATGGCAATCAtccttttgttttcttttcggCCGTTTTACGTCATCAATTACCCTGCGTGGTGATGTATTATTACCGAACACAACAAACACCATATGGCGGGGGTATCATCGAGGGTAAGGGGCCGATAAACAAAAGTAACAGTTGTTATTAGTTAGTAACAGCTAATTAATATGGAAAATGGATCCGAAAAGTCAACCGGAGGGCGAAAATTTCGATGAATCTGatgctgaaatttttatagttgATCGCGGGATGCGCATCTACATTTTCTAATTGTCAAGTCTGATGTGGCCAAATCGGGTTGATTGGGAGGCCCTTGGACCCGATTATATGGCTTTGATGGGTGTCTCAACCCTGTAAGATTGCTTGGTGGTACCCCGCTGCTCTTGAAATGACCTGCACCATTAGAGAAacctataaatattttactgcCAGCACAGAGCGCGCCTCTTTATCTCAAATTAGTTACTAGAGTACTGTACGCTTTGGCATTTTAAAGGGTACTAACGCCGCGAGTCGTTTTCGGTGTTAGCGAGATAAGTTTTAATTGAGATATCCAATTAGGCGATCTTATTATGGTGCCCATTCTAAGCAGGATCATGGCTTTTTTCGCAAATCGAGGGACGTTGATCTCGTCGTTATTTTTGCGCGTGCTCCCTCTTACGGAATGTACTAAAGCAATATGGGATTTGAGTTTGAAATAGCAGCCAATTTGTCGGTATAATTGGCGATTAATTCCAACAAAAATCGCAAGAATTCGGATACATCAAGTTCATAGTACTGATAATGGATTCAAATCAAAATATCTTTAAGAACAGGCTTTCTTAATGAATTCATTAGCATAACACTCGAGTTTCGATGGTCGTTCTCTATCGCCGCAGACACTAAATTTTTAGGGTTcactaaaaaacaaaacaaagaaTGGAAGGGTAACTAATGGAAAAATCAAAGTAGCGACACGGGAGGCGTTCGAGTCCCCCATTAAAATCACCTGTTAGAGCccgttattattttataatccATAAATTTTGGCTTCCATGACACGGCGCAATTAGTTACGCGATGGTACCACTTTTTACAGTCAATATAAAATCGATATCTAATGGGTAATAAATGAGCAACTTACTATACACTCGCGTAAAAAAGGCGACTTGTTGACACGCCACCTAGCGGGAGGCGGTACAAGtcgttttgtttttgtgaCAGATGGGAAACCgcttcttttatttattatttattgattaaaaattgttaataagtttAATCAATATAGACGGACGCGTCTAGCGTGCCATATGACATCGGGTGCATTAAGAATTATCGCTGGTCTCAAGTACCATCGCCAGTAACCATCAGGAAGTGGAACTATCTCAATTATGGTACTCTCCTGGGTACAATATATTAGTTACGGACATGACGAAGTAGAGTCAAAGATGCGCATGGTACCGGTGTCTCGAATTTCTTTCGCCTTGTCGCAAGCCATCAATGCGAACTTCCCCCAATAATTGACATTAACGTCTGCAcaagaaacaccctgtgtattagCGAATTTTCCAcgccatgattttttccaacgAAATATTCCTCGGATTGAACTATTTTGCATGGGTCAACGAGGGATCTTTTTTGGGGAagttgagatatttgaaatggaaaataaacgaaaagaCTCGAATATTTTCATCTGAGTCCCATGGGACTCAACGAAACCACAGCACGCAACTTGGCCCTGTCGCATCAGTTTTATGGGGGTACGGAGCATCCACATCGGACTCTCCGAGAAGTATCATCAAATCTATTTTTTCGCCCATTGATATAAAATCGCGCACTGCGAACACCGAACAGGCTGTAAAGCGTCACTTTTAGTGCCTTGGCCGTAACGTTACTTTTTACTGCCTAGgcgttaaaaagtttttcaattacgGCGGATTTGATAGGTCGCCTGACAAGTGGCAGGACACGTGACAAATTCGATGTGTGAGAAATGGAGAAAAATCGGTTTTACTCGCGAAATCGCAAATCTGAGGTTTTAGCTTTCCTCGAGCTAGTCTTTAGTTCGCCTATAGTCCCGGCAACTAAGTGAAGAGAGGGAGAACGAGTCCATTGAGACTGAAGCGCGAAACAGTAGTGAGAGAACTCATGAAGTGTGGGATGAGGTGGGCGGCGTTCAAACAGAAGACGGAGGATATTATATGAAGAAAGGTTGTAAGGGAAAGAAGGAAAAGATAAGCGTGCGTTTAAGTAACGCTGACAAAGCACTTCCCGGGTCAGGGAGAAGAGGAGGGTGAGGTTATCTCGATCCCCACACTGCCCGGTCGGCACCGCCGGAACATTTACGGGACAACGGACGGCAGGGTGTCTCTTGGAGACTTCCACCTCCTCCGGCAAAAAAGGGTTAGGAAAACTCCATCGGACCCGTTGGGAATGTTACCGTGGCGGCCACGAACTATTGTGAGCACCCATTTCGTCACTGTGCGAAGGAAAACCATATTAGCATTTTTGCTCAATTGATTTGTCTTACATAAAAACATATCCTAGCAGGGAACCGTTACCGGGTACCCACACACATTACCGCCAAGAGGTGCATAAATACAATTAACCAAAGAAGTTCAAAGGAATACTAGAACATACATTATCATTTCCACGTAgataaaatcagtttttcGTTATGTAAATGAGGAATaggtattattattattaaatagtgGCCGTTTCCAGTTAGGCGGCTTTGTAGGTGTTCGGCACAGGCCATAGAGGTACATTAAGCTGAATAAATCAAAACCGTAATCTTGATATATGCATATCATTTGCAGAAGAGAGCTGTTTTCTCGCGTGATTGGCGTTTGGTACCCATCGCAGAACTGTGGTTGTCGCAGGTAAATTTGCGACCGAATTTCGTTATGAACAATTGATTACCCACACAAATGTAGGTATAGATAAtcgattatacagggtggcccattgaaaacgaaacagaggcatttgcgggtacttagaaatgtatatttgaaaaatgctcggacacgtaaacttcatattcgagggggacacattataaacgtatactcGCTCCTTTCACTGCAACACCCTagccggggtgagttaaacccttaaaatcttaaatggaaagtatggtcgagtagcaccttgtttgaaaggtctttcgattctcATTATAATGATGCccaaattaactaacttttattcagtagttttcgagaaatttggaaaaatgtgattaaattgccaacaagtcgaatgctctgttaaaatcgtaaattaggaaaattaatagtaaaacattaacaaaagttcttttaattgataaGATACTCAAACCGTTCACCATTAGCTTCCATACAGTAATACAAGTTCTGGGAAGTCCGGACTTTCAGGGGTTGCAGTTGTCAAGATGGAACTGCTCCAAACTACAATGCGTTAAACCCTTCTCAGTAATACAAGTTCTGTTCAAAACGAGTcctaacattttgaagcatctGTGGAGTTATCAGAcggcattcattaacaattcgTCGTCGCAATTCTTCCAGAGACTCCGGTTCTGTTGCGTAGATCTTGCTTTTCAAATGGCTCCATAAGAAGAAGTCTAACGGAGTCAAGTCTGGAGACCTAGCCGGCCACTCTATAGGACCTCTTCGCCCAATCCATTGTTCTGGAAACTCCCTGTTCAAAAACTCCCTAACACGTCGTGCATAATGTGGAGGAGCTCCGTCTTGTTGGAACACTAATTGGTTGTCTTGATAGCGGTCATCATGTTCAACAATGTCAATGAGCAAGGGATAAACAGTATTCCCCAGTAATTCCACATACGTCTCCCCTGTCAGATTGCCATCAAGAAAGATTGGTCCAACCAAACGGTCCCCAAAAATACCTGcccaaacatttaatttttggggaGTTTGAGTGTGGACAGCGTGAAAAATTCTGGAATTATTATCTGCCCAATAGCGACAATTATGACGATTGACAGTAgagtttagaaaaaaagtacattcATCCGAAAAGCagatattgaataaaaaatttccgtTAGCAGCTATCCTTGCAGTCATACGTTcgcaaaacatttttccaaatttctcgaaaactactgaataaaagttagttaatttgggtatcattataacgagaatcgaaagacctttcaaacaaggtgctactccaccatactttccatttaagattttaagggtttaactcaccccggctAGGGTGTTGCAGTGAAAGGAGCgagtatacgtttataatgtgtccccctcgaatatgaagtttacgtgtccgagcatttttcaaatatacatttctaagtacccgcaaatgcctctgtttcgttttcaatgggccaccctgtatatataaacataacataatataaataaataatatatatatacagggttcgccattactccggccttggttcgTGGTGTCTTTGTAcgaatatcaatatgaaattttcagtacagtgctcatttatattgggaagctgcatgatttaataatacttttgtttatacagagtgttccgttttcgctgggcagcataaagtcataattttttagatagcaacccacattttttttaagccatttgatgaaaacttaatttggaaggaaaatacactaaacattttttaaattggtcgcggcgttgccatattagagaaatttctttaaaaatgcaccatcagaaaaaaatgatcacaAAACcgatgttttttgaaattttgaaacttgtttttgtaaagtGGTAAGtgaaagtcagaggtacttaaacactttaaaacatttttttaatgcaccatactttttttgtataagagcgctaatttgcaaattttacaaattgctgaaactcgttttttttaaatggtacccatgatttttttcaagtccttCTAGTGTAGcttttaattctctattaatttgcaataacatcttttcatctaacatatacagttatggagatattcgcaaaatttcaatcaaattgcaacaggcATTATCATAATCCAACAGATTTATTCTAGtaggctttgcttctatttaacaaaagcataaattacttatttcatttagttgtcatattacctgtcactaccttctaatatggcaacgccgcaaccaattaaaaaaatgtttgatgaccaaattaaggtttcatcaaatggcataaaaaaaattatgggttgctatttaaaaaattataactttatgctgcccagcgaaaacggaacactctgtgtaaacaaaaatattattaaatcatgcagctttccaatataaatgagtgctgtactaaacatttcatattgatatttatacaaagacaccaggaaccaaggccggagtaatggcgaaccctgtatatacagggtgggccacgagtaacgcctcggaatttcGTGACAAAGCcgagagattttttaactgtttcttttgtgaggtgtatacagactaactagagctacattttaaaattattttcaaagtatacagagtgtcccaagcACATGTAATTaatcaaagttgcatttttttaaatgggataccctgtatattatataatttttgaactcgatcattaaaataaaattaagttgtattGAGGTTTATGGTGTCTAACTCTAGCAGGTTTTGTCAAGAcgcaagataattttcaacatccaATCTCTCGtcccatatttaagtttttcatacaaaattttaataggaagccatcaagggaccaaattttgtactgttaGTTTCAAAAAGGCGgcgaattgtacagggtgttctaaaaatagcgcCAAATTCGTTCATCTTTTAACtgctaataatttttttaatttgaatgggACACCCGGTATGTTGTGTCACTGTTAGATGCCGAATTTACTTATCTATTGAATATCATTAGGATTCCCTAGCTCTACTCATTTTCGctaaaaacatacatttttataaaaatatctaaatcccAATTTTAATCTTATGCCATATGAAATTGCTAAGATTTCcatgcaatttaattatttatttacgtatatttgcatattacaattttaacaatattaacaaaCAGCAGAAAACtaagtataataaaaaaaaattatatcaggtGTTCTGCATGAGGACCATTTTGTTCTATGCATATTTTGATTGTTTCTTCAAAAGATTTTCCGACATTTTCTAGCATTTGTGGCGTAAAAGaggtaaaaacatttctagttcttattttcatatcacCAGCCGTGGCAGGAGGAATCTtataaacttcattttttacatacccccataaaaaataatccatgggggtaaggtcaggtgatctagctttttagatttttaggacaccctgtacaattcgccgcctttttgaaacttacagtacaaaatttggtcccttgatggcttcctgttaaaattttgctttaaaaacttaaatatgggacgagagattgggtgttgacaattatcttgcatcttgacaaaaaccgaattatttcaaaaactgctagagTTAGACACCATAAACCTCaatacaacttaattttattttaatggtcgagttcaaaaattatgtaatatacaggggatcccatttaaaaaaatgcaactttgatcaattacaaTTGTTTGGGACACTCagtatactttgaaaataattttaaaaatgtagctctagttggtctgtatacacctcaaaaaagagacagttaaaaaatctctcggctttgtcatgaaattccgaggcgttactcgtggcccaccctgtatatatatatacatattttttatttattttttatttttttattatttaacgaCCGGCTCTTATAATACTCGAAATTTATGTCAAACATCAACAATTAACATGAGAATGATAATAAGCCGGCTACCATTAGTAAATTCAGGAATGTCACcgtaatttataatattaactCGCCAGTGGTACTATTTGTAAGGCTGTTATCAAAGTGTTACTGAATGATTattgcttatttattttaatatcgactatcattttgagttattGCTCATTATTTATGGAAGGGATCCAGCTGTTTTATGGAGTCCTGCAAAGCCTCGATGTTCATTAAGGATTTAAGGAACACTAACTtcctttcaattaaataattatttattgagatATTAAGTTGCGTAAGTTAGGTGACGCCATCGGCCGGCCGACAGCCCTTGTCAAGACCATCCTAACCTAATTTAATACATAGTTGGTTGACCAACGATCTAGGAGGATTCGAAGTAACGTGACTCCTCGCATTTTTCTCTTATGTCTTATATGCGCCAGCGCATGACATCTCTCTGACGGCAAAATGACGGCaattccttcaaaaaattaGGTCAATTTTATCGGAATTGCTCACTACGCCCCCTTCTCTACGACATTGCGCTTCGCGGCTGGCAAATTTTAAGTGACACGTCATCGAGCATGCTCatgtttatttcttaattttttttattatccagAGGATCATTAACCACGTACTCTCTGGGATCATAAAATCGATTCTTCTTAGTGGTCGATGGTTCCAACACGGAAGTTCGTTTTACGATTTAATCttaattgtttcaaattaatagaTCCTCAGAGGTAAAAGTAGAATTATGGCGCATCAAGCTTTAGATGGATTCGTTTTTGATCGGTTTCGAAGTCACAATAGGAAACAGACATACTTGAGAGGTACATAAGACGCAGACGGGCATTCTCGGGTAAATAAAAGAAGCGCAACTATTGTATTTACCCGGCAATTTGCAGGCGGTTAACAGGTAATTCAGCGAGCCTACATGGAGATTTCGAATAGTTTTACCTAAACCTAATGCGGAATCCGGTTTTAGTTGAACGCgcggaaaaataaatattttaagtggAAAATTGAGGCCTTAATGGAGGCGGCATGCGCGGAATTGTACCGCACAAAGCGTgggaaaattcggaaaaaatcgTGACGGCCACCGCGCTCACCCGATTTAAGCTCCGGCGAGCTTCCTCATTATGCCTAATAATTAGATCATTTATCTATCTTTATTTATCATCTCCTTAATGACTCCAATTTGGTTGTTGTCTCCATTATGAGCTTGGAAATTAAGTCGTTCGTAGACTCCAGATTCTGTAAAGTAGGTTCCGCACTTTGGTACTACACAGACAAATTAATTGGTACCATCACGAGCGTCAACACACACTATTAGGCGctaattgtaaaaataaacgtttgttCACAGATGCCGCAGAAGTGCTCATTCGTTCGGTAAACAGGCCCGTCCTTTGGCGGTACCCAAGACCGCTCTtttgttttctcttttttatgaCACTTGCCGATTGGTGGCGCGACGTCAGCCTAATTCAACACCGCTCAATCACGTCTATTTTTGATTCCTTTCTGGAATCGTTTCATTGTTTGAATGACGacgcgcgcgcgcgcgcgaAGGCGCCGATGTAGTATCGCGCGAATGGGCCCTGCACCTGTCCACGGGTCTTGTGCCACGGTACGTTGAAAACGGTCGAATCTAATTTCATATGAGAATATAATGAccctttaattattgttatattgGGGCGACAGGTGAAGGTGCGAATGCATTGAAAATCATCAGGACAGTTTTGTCCTAGAAGTAGAATTTGAAAAGGACCATTCAAGTATCCAATTTCGGGTTCGAGAAACTTTTGAGCTTCGCGATGTTTTGGTACCTTCCACGATGTCAGCAGCCACAACTCAACGATTGGCCTAAACTGTCTAAAATATGTCTTCGGTTCAAGTTGCATCATGCGACTTTAGATTTCACAGAAATCATTAATCTGGAGGTAACGCACTCTTCTCGAAAGCGACGTCTCAACGTgtgttttttatgaattttttcctcattctACTGAATATCCTTATGAATTTTTCGAAGGAATTTGCAGAAGGAGCTTTTAGTTCCCGGAAAATCTGAAAACTTTCCTTTCGAATCACGTGAGGAACTTCCTGGCCCATTTGTCGAAGCGAAATGGTACCGTATTggggtgttaaaaaattatagctATCGTGAACGGGCCATACCAGTCACCACTGAGCCTGCCCCAACCACCAACATTTCCCCGAATCCACCCCTGCGGGGTAAAATACCGCATGGCATGCGATGGCACGCGACCCAGAGGCAGGTCAGTCCCATCCCTTCCCATAGTTTTATTTCCGCATGGGTCATCGCGCGATCTACTTGAACTCTTTTTGATTCGTTTCGCCGTGGTAGTGATGtgagaagaaaaatgcaaGTGAAGTGAAACCATGGACATTCTGCGCCCCCGCTATCACACCGGATCGACCGGCGAAAATCATCATGAAGAAGCGTTGATCTACTTCAGCGATCAATGCTCTGAAGCCTCGATGTACAACTACCAACACCAGCCAGGATTCATCAAAGTGGACGATGCCATCAGCGAATTCTACGAGAGTAACACTCACGATTCTTTCATGTCTGGGTCTTCATTCAAGTCCAGTTATGGTGAGGGCTGCAGTGGTGATGGTGATGTGAGTAATCCATATCATGTTTCTCAGGGAATATAAACTTTTTCGCCTTGAAGAGAGACGGCGACGAGGAGAAGAGCGACAAGAGGAGGAAGAGGAGGAAAAAGTCTAGTAGAGAGCGTCCGGCCTCGCCGTCCGTCATGAAGAGGAGGAGACTGGCTGCCAATGCGAGGGAAAGGAGGAGGATGAACGGGTAAGTGCACTTTTCGATATTTACTTGACAATAgcgaaaacatttttgcagcCTCAATGAGGCCTTCGATAGACTGCGCAAGGTGATTCCCAGTTTGGATGAGGAGCAGAAATTGAGCAAATTCGAGACTCTGCAAATGGCTCAGTCCTATATTGCGGCCTTGAAAGAACTTTTAAACTTTAGATGATAAGgaaagtattttaaatttagatttctaGTCCGAATTCCAAATACAAGTAGGTTGTGTGTAAATGAGGCAGGTACAAGTGCTCGTCAGTGGTTTATATCTAACGACAGACATCAAATTGCGgcgttattatttatttatgtaaaaatgtgatttattattttttttgtaaataaaacgagaattgaaaacattttcgtCGTTTATCTGTGAAAGGCGCAGCTGCGCGCATAACGTACTTGCATGATTAACATGAGACTAATCTTGGATCGCAGTTGGTAcaaatgcattatttatactgtaaaaatgtaaatgctGCCCTAATTATGCTAATCGACCCTTAATTATTATGCCCTACGAGGAGGCATCTGCCACTGGTTGATTCTCTTGGTTCCGACGTTTCTTCGGCGCGTGCCGATAAGACATCCGTGTGCAAGAGCCTTTTTCACTTTTAGTATGGTAATTTATCGGGTACCGAAGCAAAACATAACGCAAATGAGTACGTAACAACAAGGAGAAGtagatatttctaaaattgtcGTGACAAGGTGCAGGAGCGTTAACTCATCCTTAAACAAGATTGAAACTTGCCGTGAAAGATCGAAAttactataaattaaaaaaaaataaaaaaaaaaaaaattctcaattaaAGAACTCTTTTAGATCACAAAAGTCGTACTGAGGACGAAGCAATCAACGTCATAATTAAGACGAACATGACCAGAAAGTACCTTGTCCCGCTTAATATCCTGCCGGAATAATAACAAGCGCGAGAAATAATAAGACGAAAATGCTAAACATGAATGAACATGCCTCACGCGGAACCCCGCACCGAAAACCTGACTGAATTTGAGCTCGTTTCGGTTCAAGTCGAATCAAAATGCAGGATAGAACATTGCAAGAAATTTAAGAATGCGACGGAGATGTAGGAAAacccataaaaaaatgaaaaatttctcaatggCGTCGAAAACTTTTTCGTGGTACCCCTTCGAAGTACCCTGGTCGAGTGGTACATTTTTTATAGCCCTTTGACCGTTGGTAAACGCCAGATGCCCTCATATGGCGATGAAGTCCGCgattagattttatttcccGATATTTTTGTGCTGGGGTGGTACCCGGCAGAGGGGAACCATCGCCTTTTTCCGGGGTGAATACTAATTTCGAATCTGAAGAATGGCATCACTCGAGGCTTATTGAATCGCATAATTACCATGCTAATGAGCGTATTCTTGAGGTTCCTAATATGTAGATGGTGCTTCGGAAAATACTGTTAACTAGACATTGTTAATTGCACGGTGTTATTATATTAGGCGATATATGGGGCGTATTCGCCTAGATCCGAACCTGATTTCACTCCTATCTATAAATTACACTGTTGAAATCTCCGGTACTCGAGTGGTACCCCCACAGAGACAAGTCAATAAGGAACTGAGACAAATTTGACTGAATAGATTAAGATTCAAATCGCCTTTTCAGATAGAGCAAGGCAATAGTACCCCGTGTTCGAACACGTTTAAAAAACCTCTTAATGGTGGTACCAGAAGTAACTTTATATGGCAATTAGACGTCGCTTAAGGTCTTGcctcttcattttttattacgcTTTAATTGTCCTATGTGATTGGAATAAACCATTTCAAGTCGAGATGGCGCGTACGCTAAAGCTTTCGTCGAGTACTATCGGTACCACCGCGCATACTAAGCTCGTTTTTAAGgcttttaggaaatattttgataattagcGGAGCAATTTAACCGCTGGGTGAGGCTCTATATGGGGCACATTCCTCCAACAGCTGCCTTCACTGATAAATAATTGTGGTACCATCAAATTTATTGGTATTggacattaaattatttaagtaccATAGCAACATAGTGAATGTTCGGGTAGTAAACtcataaaattcaatgaaaaccTTTCGGTTGAACAATGTTCTACAATGCAAATAGATTTACGGTAGTACCCATTTTTGCTCGTCGTACCCTTAAAAGAATTCAATCAAGTGCCAGATGTAAATGTATCTCAAACAACTGAGGCTCACTTGTGTGAATACTCGAGAATGCCGGACAGTAAGTGGTTCTAATTTAACGACCAATGGAATTTGTTTAAGTCGTACCGTAGGTACTCTTCGTTTGATGGGAACTGTTCGATTCATTGCGCATATTGTTGGATTTTTGCTATTAAGAGTGGTAAATTAAGATGTCGATTATTTCGactaaaagtttttaatttactgaAAGGGATACCGTTAGGTACCACCGAGATAATTGTCAATTTTTGACAAGTCATTTAGGATGGGGCCAGAGTTTTGATTAATTATCTTCGTAGCTCACGAAGGGGAAATATGGCAGCTATGTAGGTACAACTTTGTATTGACGGTACCACATTGCCTTGATTGAACGAGGATCACATTGTCTGCCTTAGCGGTTTATTAAATCTGGTATCTTTTTGGGctacttttcaaataaaaacttgaCTGGTACAATCGGCCAAGATAGTGTTATCTCGTTGAAGAGTAGCATCTCGACTAGAAGCTACCGCTTTTGTTTGAAGAAGGGGTGGTACCAGACACTTTGTTAATTAACTACATAACGCACATCTTAAAGGTTCAGAGACATCGTACCGTCTCGTTTTGACGGTAATTTAAACCATAATTTTTAGAGGTGAAATTTGCCGCATTTCTTTTTCTGGATGAGTAGAACATATGCACATATGTAAGTGGTACCAGAACCAAAGTCACGTGACCGCTTGCCTGAATAACTTTAATCTGCAGGTACATACAATCACCTTTTTGACCCAATTATAAAAACATGACACGATCTTGATATGATGACATCACTCACATGTAACTGCACCACCTGTGACTTTATGGTACTGTATGGCATGACAGTGAAATAACATGGTTTTAAGCGATTAGACATTTCAGACGTGGAACTAGAAGCGAGaataaaaaaccaaatatttgCCTTAAACTTTAACGAAACTTGAACG
The Euwallacea fornicatus isolate EFF26 chromosome 37, ASM4011564v1, whole genome shotgun sequence genome window above contains:
- the LOC136349224 gene encoding protein lin-32-like isoform X1, with product MDILRPRYHTGSTGENHHEEALIYFSDQCSEASMYNYQHQPGFIKVDDAISEFYESNTHDSFMSGSSFKSSYGEGCSGDGDRDGDEEKSDKRRKRRKKSSRERPASPSVMKRRRLAANARERRRMNGLNEAFDRLRKVIPSLDEEQKLSKFETLQMAQSYIAALKELLNFR
- the LOC136349224 gene encoding protein lin-32-like isoform X2; translation: MDILRPRYHTGSTGENHHEEALIYFSDQCSEASMYNYQHQPGFIKVDDAISEFYESNTHDSFMSGSSFKSSYGNINFFALKRDGDEEKSDKRRKRRKKSSRERPASPSVMKRRRLAANARERRRMNGLNEAFDRLRKVIPSLDEEQKLSKFETLQMAQSYIAALKELLNFR